The proteins below come from a single Limnobaculum xujianqingii genomic window:
- a CDS encoding tail assembly protein: MTIFQLSGVLGKKFGKEHKLYVSSPKEGIKAMCTVLSGFEQFMTNAHRQGLTFAIFKNKRNINKDELSDGSGGKIVRIVPVVMGSKRGGMLQTIIGAVIIAAAIYFSGGAAAAFSSAGTMGGGLALAGASLMVGGVIQMLSPQPKGLSMREGPENKPSYAFGGAVNTTMQGNPVGVLYGEREIGGAVISAGIYTEDKQ, translated from the coding sequence ATGACAATATTTCAATTAAGTGGAGTATTGGGGAAGAAATTTGGTAAAGAGCATAAGTTATATGTGTCTTCACCAAAGGAAGGGATTAAGGCAATGTGTACTGTTCTGTCTGGCTTTGAACAGTTTATGACGAATGCACATCGTCAGGGATTAACGTTCGCGATCTTTAAAAACAAGAGAAATATAAATAAAGATGAGCTTTCTGATGGATCTGGTGGAAAAATTGTACGAATAGTACCAGTGGTAATGGGCAGTAAACGAGGCGGAATGCTTCAGACAATCATTGGTGCTGTGATTATTGCGGCTGCTATATATTTTAGTGGTGGCGCAGCGGCTGCATTTTCTTCTGCGGGAACTATGGGCGGCGGCCTTGCTCTCGCTGGTGCGTCGCTAATGGTTGGTGGTGTTATCCAAATGCTTTCCCCTCAACCTAAAGGGTTATCGATGCGAGAGGGGCCAGAGAACAAGCCATCTTACGCCTTTGGTGGTGCTGTTAACACAACGATGCAGGGAAATCCGGTTGGCGTTCTTTACGGTGAACGGGAAATTGGCGGTGCGGTCATATCAGCAGGAATATACACCGAAGATAAACAGTAA
- a CDS encoding DNA translocase FtsK → MDIADDPLLDEITAYVIKTKSVSISSLQRKFRIGYYRTTRLINGIYLTGIVDFQDAKGNWNVCSRISDIEYQCRIDAVSDKKIVIWLDQTKSRDMFGDPVYVVRSFSPFEFLANQQLIDESFKSESNADILNGYKFSATMQFRTPVDILKQHGRIEKKTAEFLPKIISEHWQGIWIPNVKRWRDIGIDIDEMRAGTMSSEIGQISSDGGDFLRFMLFVNQIFSENISYEDKIRWIRIGYSMIGQDGEPFCKFMDHYGNNIDQITSRLFALIDS, encoded by the coding sequence ATGGATATCGCCGATGATCCTTTACTGGATGAAATAACCGCCTATGTTATTAAAACAAAGTCAGTTTCCATTTCATCATTGCAAAGAAAATTCAGAATTGGTTATTACAGAACGACTCGTTTGATTAACGGCATTTATTTGACGGGAATCGTAGACTTCCAAGACGCGAAGGGGAATTGGAATGTCTGTTCCCGCATTAGTGATATTGAGTATCAATGCCGAATCGATGCCGTTTCTGATAAAAAGATTGTCATTTGGCTCGACCAAACAAAATCAAGGGACATGTTTGGCGATCCTGTTTATGTCGTTCGTTCTTTTTCTCCGTTTGAGTTTTTAGCAAACCAGCAACTGATTGATGAAAGTTTTAAGAGTGAGTCTAATGCGGACATTCTTAATGGCTACAAGTTTTCCGCAACAATGCAATTTAGAACACCTGTAGACATTCTTAAACAGCATGGGCGTATAGAAAAGAAAACAGCAGAGTTTCTTCCTAAGATAATCTCAGAGCATTGGCAGGGGATATGGATTCCAAATGTAAAACGTTGGCGAGATATAGGAATCGATATTGATGAAATGCGAGCAGGGACAATGTCCTCAGAAATAGGGCAAATCTCATCGGACGGTGGCGATTTCCTTCGCTTTATGCTTTTTGTTAATCAGATATTCTCAGAGAATATAAGTTATGAAGATAAAATACGCTGGATAAGAATTGGCTATAGCATGATAGGTCAGGATGGAGAGCCGTTCTGTAAATTCATGGATCATTATGGTAATAATATTGACCAGATAACGAGTAGGTTATTTGCCTTAATAGATTCATGA
- a CDS encoding C40 family peptidase: MRKKTIKDILAHAEVSYPNEACGVVIMTGRKERYIPCNNIHPEPSEHFTLSPEDYAASEEQGEIIRICHSHPDATTQPSELDKAQCDVTELPWIIASWPEGDIREIQPRGVLPLIGREFVLGHTDCGGLILDYYKQMHGIDIPDHRTEQVWWESGETNIYMDHWYEAGFREFDGEAKEGDMVIMQVSAPVANHAGVLVDGGMLLHHLYGQLSQRVPYGGYWKDRTVKVLRHKELLSSESK, translated from the coding sequence ATGCGAAAGAAAACTATTAAGGATATTCTGGCTCATGCTGAGGTCAGCTATCCTAATGAGGCTTGTGGTGTGGTCATCATGACCGGCAGAAAAGAACGCTATATTCCATGTAATAATATCCATCCGGAACCATCAGAACACTTCACTTTATCACCTGAAGACTACGCAGCCTCAGAGGAACAGGGCGAAATCATTCGTATCTGTCACAGCCACCCAGATGCAACAACCCAACCAAGTGAACTGGATAAAGCTCAATGTGATGTTACTGAATTGCCCTGGATTATTGCATCATGGCCTGAAGGTGATATCAGGGAGATACAGCCACGAGGGGTACTGCCATTGATTGGGCGCGAGTTCGTCTTAGGTCATACAGATTGCGGCGGCTTGATTCTTGACTATTACAAGCAAATGCATGGAATTGATATACCTGACCACCGGACAGAACAAGTCTGGTGGGAGTCTGGCGAAACTAATATCTATATGGATCACTGGTACGAAGCAGGGTTTCGTGAGTTTGATGGCGAAGCGAAAGAGGGGGATATGGTTATTATGCAGGTTTCCGCGCCTGTCGCTAACCATGCGGGCGTATTGGTTGACGGGGGGATGTTACTTCATCATTTATACGGGCAATTGAGCCAGCGAGTGCCCTATGGTGGCTACTGGAAGGATAGGACGGTTAAGGTATTGAGGCATAAGGAGTTATTATCTTCGGAATCGAAGTAA
- a CDS encoding phage minor tail protein L, whose translation MSIKNDVQKLNIDGRIRLIEVDGSAFGADILRFHKETLPYTPEELTDAENGAELKPKVIFWQGNEYHPYPYELTGIETSTDGRSAEPTLSVSNVNGVITAMCLYFDDMVQAKVIIHDTLVRYLDAENFPGGNPEASPEEEFKQVFYIDCRSGETNTQVDFTLSSPIDLQGVKLPRRQIHAICAWCINGWYRTGKGCDYAGTKYFDKKGNPTDDPSKDECSGLIQDCQSRFGKDAPLPFGGMPSSSLIRR comes from the coding sequence ATGTCGATAAAAAATGATGTTCAAAAACTTAATATTGATGGGCGTATCAGGCTTATTGAGGTAGACGGTTCCGCTTTCGGGGCAGATATCTTGAGGTTTCATAAAGAAACCTTGCCATATACCCCCGAAGAGCTCACCGATGCTGAAAACGGAGCAGAGTTAAAGCCTAAAGTTATTTTCTGGCAGGGTAATGAATACCACCCTTACCCGTACGAATTAACAGGCATAGAGACATCTACTGATGGACGCTCCGCTGAGCCAACGCTTTCAGTGAGTAATGTTAACGGGGTAATAACCGCTATGTGCTTGTACTTTGATGACATGGTGCAGGCCAAAGTTATTATTCACGATACGTTAGTTCGCTATCTGGATGCTGAAAATTTCCCTGGCGGAAATCCTGAAGCAAGTCCAGAGGAAGAGTTTAAACAGGTTTTCTATATTGATTGCCGGAGCGGAGAAACCAACACGCAAGTTGACTTTACATTGTCATCACCTATCGACTTACAGGGGGTTAAATTACCCCGGCGCCAGATACACGCTATTTGTGCATGGTGCATAAATGGATGGTATCGCACAGGGAAAGGATGCGATTACGCTGGGACGAAATATTTTGATAAGAAGGGTAATCCCACTGACGATCCCAGTAAGGATGAGTGCTCCGGATTAATTCAAGATTGTCAGAGTCGCTTCGGGAAAGATGCGCCCCTGCCGTTCGGAGGAATGCCGAGTTCGTCATTAATCAGGCGGTAA
- a CDS encoding phage tail protein, whose translation MIETFKWGTQIQNQQEVTYSRRVRSLQFGDGYEQVVEDGINTESQSWPIIYTGRNNEVEMVRDFLRRHVTKSFIWTPPFGEKGLFRVSNEPIKVVPLSETTLTVSAVFKQSFEP comes from the coding sequence ATGATAGAGACGTTTAAATGGGGTACTCAGATTCAGAATCAACAAGAGGTGACATATTCAAGACGAGTGCGCTCACTTCAGTTTGGCGATGGTTACGAACAAGTTGTTGAGGATGGGATCAACACTGAGTCTCAGTCATGGCCGATTATTTACACGGGAAGGAATAATGAAGTTGAAATGGTAAGAGACTTCTTGAGACGACATGTTACAAAGTCTTTTATTTGGACACCTCCGTTTGGTGAAAAAGGTTTATTTAGAGTATCAAATGAGCCAATTAAGGTTGTACCGCTGAGTGAAACGACTTTGACAGTCAGCGCAGTGTTCAAGCAGTCATTTGAACCGTGA
- a CDS encoding phage tail tape measure protein, with protein MSDIATISLRVNTSELERGNLALDNFQQSAEKSAKAADSFGDSNKATSSKVDELSRSVNESHRRISDFAQRLNTSETAATKLAEKQDKLAESFFKQIDAIREVEGASAKLKNIQAELNRANRAGELGQGNYIALLGETTDKLGQAEKAEARLNTVRVEFIRRLKEQLAAQTLSREELLRYKAAQLGISSSADIYIKKLSESNNALSSLKNNSASTRREVGMLAAQMVRGDFAGMRNSLITMIGRSDLVQQLASSNSLSAVFETLKRELLGIKSASDESEESLSENANALSDNVENGQNFIGILTPTRLVVGGLAAAVTALGYAYYKGASEQDAFNTSLILTGNIVGKTSGQLVDMSFKVARAAGSTVSDAAGVLNQLVSEGKVAGESLDIAATAILNISDAAGIATGQLVADFNAIAANPVEAIAKLNEKYHFLTLATYNQIKALQEEGKHQEAAKLATETYANAVNEKGQHVQNSLGSLEKAWRIVADAAKGAWDSMLDIGRSRGPEEQIANIQKKITALDNMKITGVVSAIGYMYRDEEKARLQQQMNTLQSMKGVQEGLTKIASERRNAEDKAIKTQQEADRANQQFMSNAEKRNKAIQEQKKFLDAGAISADQYAKNISRINEMYKDPKTPKGKSYTDDAATKMLLESKQRLASLHEQMGATSQLTEQERRLAEFTQQITELKEKRILTADQKSILARSEEIKASLELESSESRRLKNAEELAKGHETALKFIQQQEAAISAMQDSAGMSNRDAQRNREREQTKMMKASPEDRDSALAKLEERYQKDDELRGDWLMGAKKGWSEYLDSATNTYSAMSSVAQSALGGMSSMLTDLVTTGTTSFKQFTVSILKMIVEIINKMLVAYAVQQAMGWMAGGSSAGGAAPVQAWNGGYISEYAGGGYTGDGGKYEPKGVVHGGEFVFTKEATRNIGVGNLYAMMRNAQGYAEGGIVGNAPMYGLSASGMKGGSGSINVQANVQVITQGGKDNSESSNNADVAEAFNKTINQTIKDGVAKELRQGGMIWLAMNKR; from the coding sequence ATGTCCGATATTGCTACTATTTCGCTTCGGGTTAATACCAGTGAGCTTGAGCGCGGTAATCTGGCTCTTGATAACTTTCAGCAATCTGCGGAAAAATCAGCTAAAGCGGCTGATTCTTTTGGTGATTCAAATAAAGCGACATCGTCAAAAGTTGATGAACTATCTCGATCTGTGAATGAATCACACCGCCGGATAAGTGATTTTGCTCAACGATTAAATACATCAGAAACAGCAGCAACTAAACTGGCGGAAAAGCAGGACAAGTTAGCTGAGTCGTTTTTTAAACAAATTGACGCAATAAGAGAGGTAGAGGGCGCCAGTGCAAAATTAAAGAATATCCAGGCTGAACTTAACAGGGCGAATAGAGCCGGTGAGTTAGGGCAAGGAAACTATATTGCACTGCTTGGCGAAACGACAGATAAGTTAGGGCAGGCAGAAAAAGCCGAAGCTCGTTTAAATACGGTGAGAGTTGAATTTATTCGTCGTTTAAAGGAGCAGTTGGCGGCGCAAACCCTTTCGAGAGAAGAATTGCTTCGGTATAAAGCGGCGCAATTGGGTATCAGTTCCTCTGCTGATATTTATATCAAAAAATTATCTGAATCGAATAATGCGCTTTCCAGTTTAAAGAATAATTCAGCTTCAACTCGTAGGGAAGTTGGCATGCTGGCGGCTCAAATGGTCAGAGGTGATTTTGCTGGAATGCGCAATTCTCTGATTACGATGATTGGCCGTTCTGATCTGGTACAGCAATTAGCTTCATCCAATAGTTTATCGGCAGTTTTTGAGACACTAAAGCGTGAGCTGTTAGGCATAAAGTCCGCATCAGATGAATCGGAAGAGTCACTATCTGAAAATGCGAATGCGCTATCTGATAACGTTGAGAACGGGCAGAACTTTATTGGGATATTAACACCAACCCGGCTAGTTGTTGGTGGACTGGCAGCAGCAGTTACAGCCCTTGGTTATGCTTATTATAAAGGTGCAAGCGAACAGGATGCGTTTAATACATCATTGATCCTGACAGGGAATATTGTTGGTAAAACGTCAGGGCAATTAGTTGATATGTCATTTAAAGTTGCTCGGGCAGCGGGATCAACAGTATCTGATGCGGCTGGAGTCTTAAATCAACTGGTTTCTGAGGGTAAGGTTGCCGGAGAGTCGTTAGATATTGCGGCAACAGCAATACTTAATATTAGCGATGCTGCGGGTATAGCGACGGGCCAATTAGTAGCTGATTTCAATGCTATTGCTGCCAATCCGGTAGAGGCTATTGCTAAATTAAATGAGAAATATCATTTTCTTACATTAGCGACATATAACCAGATCAAAGCATTGCAGGAAGAGGGGAAACATCAAGAGGCCGCAAAATTAGCAACCGAAACATACGCTAACGCAGTTAATGAAAAAGGCCAACACGTTCAAAACAGCCTTGGCTCTCTTGAAAAAGCATGGCGAATCGTTGCGGATGCTGCCAAAGGTGCATGGGATTCGATGTTGGATATCGGTAGAAGCCGTGGGCCAGAGGAACAAATCGCTAATATCCAAAAGAAGATTACTGCTCTCGATAATATGAAAATCACGGGCGTAGTCTCTGCTATTGGTTATATGTATCGGGACGAGGAAAAAGCCAGATTACAGCAACAAATGAATACCCTGCAGTCGATGAAGGGGGTTCAGGAAGGGCTAACTAAAATCGCATCAGAACGCCGGAATGCGGAAGATAAAGCAATTAAAACCCAGCAGGAAGCGGATCGAGCCAATCAACAGTTTATGTCTAACGCTGAAAAGCGGAATAAAGCCATTCAGGAACAAAAGAAATTCCTTGATGCTGGGGCTATTAGTGCCGATCAGTATGCCAAAAACATTTCACGAATTAATGAAATGTATAAGGATCCGAAAACGCCAAAAGGCAAATCTTACACTGATGATGCTGCTACGAAAATGCTACTGGAGTCAAAGCAACGCTTAGCTTCTTTACATGAACAGATGGGGGCAACATCACAGCTAACGGAGCAGGAAAGGCGCCTTGCTGAGTTCACCCAACAAATCACTGAGCTGAAAGAGAAGCGAATACTTACCGCTGATCAGAAGAGTATCCTGGCAAGAAGTGAGGAGATAAAAGCCTCGTTAGAATTAGAGTCCAGTGAATCACGGAGATTGAAAAATGCGGAGGAACTGGCTAAAGGCCACGAAACCGCACTTAAATTCATTCAGCAGCAGGAAGCGGCAATATCTGCCATGCAAGACAGCGCAGGGATGAGTAATCGGGACGCGCAACGTAATCGGGAACGTGAACAAACTAAGATGATGAAGGCCTCCCCTGAAGACAGGGATTCGGCTTTAGCCAAATTAGAGGAACGTTATCAAAAGGACGACGAGTTGCGTGGTGATTGGTTGATGGGGGCGAAAAAAGGGTGGTCTGAGTATCTGGACAGTGCAACCAATACGTACTCTGCAATGAGCAGCGTTGCACAATCTGCGCTTGGCGGGATGTCCAGCATGCTTACTGATTTGGTGACCACCGGAACAACGAGCTTTAAGCAATTCACTGTATCCATTTTGAAAATGATTGTTGAAATCATTAATAAAATGCTCGTTGCTTATGCTGTTCAGCAAGCTATGGGTTGGATGGCTGGTGGTTCATCTGCTGGAGGTGCCGCACCAGTACAGGCGTGGAATGGTGGTTATATTTCTGAGTATGCCGGTGGTGGGTATACCGGTGATGGCGGCAAATATGAGCCAAAAGGCGTAGTCCATGGTGGTGAGTTTGTCTTTACCAAAGAAGCTACTCGTAATATTGGGGTTGGTAACCTGTATGCCATGATGCGTAATGCACAGGGGTATGCAGAAGGCGGGATTGTTGGTAATGCTCCTATGTATGGATTATCAGCATCAGGAATGAAAGGCGGTTCTGGCAGCATCAATGTACAAGCCAACGTTCAGGTGATTACGCAAGGTGGAAAGGATAACTCCGAGAGTTCAAATAACGCTGATGTGGCAGAGGCTTTCAATAAGACGATTAATCAAACCATTAAGGATGGGGTAGCCAAAGAATTGCGCCAAGGCGGGATGATTTGGTTGGCAATGAATAAGAGGTAA
- a CDS encoding DUF1799 domain-containing protein gives MTVASAYYASEPSVDDLASFGLSAESYDDQVIDVWPDVWPSFLLFQSISTQWRTGAVGVTGLDYNVLPWLMKVHDVEDEAAMLADIRIMERTALAEVYKDKGA, from the coding sequence ATAACGGTCGCCTCTGCTTATTATGCGTCTGAACCGTCAGTAGATGATCTGGCATCGTTTGGCCTGTCAGCCGAAAGTTATGATGATCAGGTCATCGACGTCTGGCCGGATGTCTGGCCATCATTTCTTTTATTTCAGTCAATCAGCACACAATGGCGAACAGGAGCCGTAGGGGTTACCGGTTTAGATTATAACGTGTTGCCCTGGTTAATGAAGGTTCATGACGTTGAGGATGAAGCGGCCATGTTAGCAGATATCAGAATTATGGAACGTACCGCACTGGCCGAAGTTTATAAAGATAAGGGGGCGTAA
- a CDS encoding phage tail assembly chaperone, protein MATKFQLQPKPTFKADVTIPRAGDDDGVLTFTFKHHPLKQLSEIESIKDTTAADFVMQIAEGWALSDDFTHENVVILLENYPQAGTAIVKKYYEEMVGNREKN, encoded by the coding sequence ATGGCTACTAAATTCCAGTTACAACCAAAACCAACGTTTAAAGCCGATGTGACCATTCCCCGAGCTGGCGATGATGATGGTGTTCTGACATTCACGTTTAAACATCATCCACTAAAACAGTTATCAGAAATTGAATCCATCAAGGATACGACAGCGGCTGATTTTGTGATGCAAATTGCAGAAGGATGGGCGCTTTCTGACGATTTCACTCATGAAAACGTAGTGATCCTGTTAGAGAACTACCCGCAAGCAGGTACCGCGATTGTGAAGAAATATTATGAAGAAATGGTAGGGAATCGCGAAAAAAACTAA
- a CDS encoding phage tail protein, whose translation MAAFSLPDGSAVYIGSEMADSISVSAVSNAKGAVFTVDSATDLIAGDIVLITSGWDLIDNIVAKITAKETDTVTIEEIDTSDVNFFPVGGGIGSLRKITEWMEIPNIDTVESSGGEQQYATIQFLRDTRQRNIPTFKNAVTQSYNFAHDYTLDLYDVLKKADLYAETVAFKMDVPKAKEVILWSGTPSFNGIPSATKNQVRLVTLSVALKSQGMTHYPMTVS comes from the coding sequence ATGGCAGCTTTTAGCCTACCTGACGGCTCGGCCGTTTATATTGGCAGTGAAATGGCGGACAGCATCAGTGTATCAGCAGTAAGCAACGCAAAAGGCGCAGTGTTTACCGTTGATTCTGCAACTGATTTGATTGCTGGTGACATTGTACTAATCACTTCTGGTTGGGACTTAATAGACAATATTGTTGCAAAAATTACAGCGAAAGAAACGGATACAGTAACAATCGAAGAGATTGATACCAGTGATGTGAATTTCTTTCCTGTTGGTGGCGGTATTGGCAGTCTGCGCAAAATTACTGAATGGATGGAAATTCCTAATATTGATACTGTTGAGTCATCTGGCGGCGAACAACAGTATGCAACGATTCAGTTTCTGCGTGATACCCGTCAGCGCAATATTCCAACATTTAAAAATGCCGTTACTCAGTCATACAATTTCGCACATGACTACACGCTTGACTTGTACGATGTGTTGAAAAAAGCGGATCTGTACGCAGAAACGGTAGCTTTCAAAATGGATGTGCCAAAAGCGAAGGAAGTTATCCTTTGGTCTGGTACACCTTCTTTTAATGGTATTCCTTCTGCGACAAAAAATCAGGTGCGATTAGTTACGCTGAGTGTTGCGTTGAAATCGCAGGGTATGACTCACTATCCAATGACAGTGAGTTAA
- a CDS encoding phage tail terminator-like protein produces MRPDITGALDIIIGSWADEQDIPVAWPNVSFDPPNSGEYLKVHDMPATPYSIDLAGKSKVYPGVFQVTAIFPVNIGSAKPRARARSIAALFPEGREITGNGFTGWVTSEPTIFAGIEKDTSYSIPISINYRVDVYPS; encoded by the coding sequence ATGAGACCCGATATCACCGGAGCCTTAGATATCATCATAGGGTCATGGGCGGATGAACAAGACATCCCCGTTGCATGGCCTAATGTCAGCTTTGATCCACCGAACAGCGGAGAATACCTCAAAGTTCATGATATGCCTGCAACGCCATACAGCATCGATCTGGCGGGTAAAAGTAAAGTTTATCCTGGTGTTTTTCAGGTAACGGCTATTTTTCCGGTCAATATTGGTTCTGCAAAACCCCGTGCACGTGCACGTAGTATTGCCGCGCTATTTCCAGAAGGGCGAGAAATCACCGGCAATGGTTTTACGGGGTGGGTTACCAGTGAACCTACCATATTTGCCGGCATTGAAAAAGACACAAGCTACAGCATTCCTATCAGCATTAATTACCGGGTAGACGTATACCCATCATAG
- a CDS encoding DnaT-like ssDNA-binding protein, giving the protein MLITDPTLPGFNSYASVDDLRQFAITRGYHVPESDDECEPLLFQAMDYLTGQNWRGYRSSPEQALPWPRSGVIVDGVEVAADRIPSQLIQAQCRLAIEAQETDLTPSFSGGGEVVAESISGAVSVQYAEGSSASPPYFPWLTGLLRGLLGSGAGVNFDVMRG; this is encoded by the coding sequence ATGCTGATAACAGACCCGACATTACCCGGTTTTAATAGTTACGCCAGTGTTGATGACCTACGGCAATTCGCGATTACTCGCGGCTATCACGTTCCAGAAAGTGATGATGAATGTGAACCACTACTATTTCAGGCCATGGACTACCTGACAGGGCAAAATTGGCGGGGCTATCGTTCATCACCCGAACAGGCTCTACCGTGGCCGCGCTCTGGTGTGATTGTGGATGGTGTCGAGGTGGCTGCAGATAGAATCCCCTCGCAACTTATACAGGCTCAATGCCGGTTAGCTATCGAAGCCCAAGAAACAGATTTGACACCCAGTTTCTCTGGCGGTGGTGAAGTCGTTGCAGAGAGTATTTCCGGTGCGGTTTCCGTTCAATATGCTGAGGGTAGTAGTGCCAGCCCTCCTTATTTCCCATGGTTAACAGGATTACTGCGGGGGCTGCTAGGTAGCGGTGCCGGTGTTAATTTTGACGTTATGCGGGGGTAG
- a CDS encoding major capsid protein yields the protein MSLIIFQQQVSTAATELVDQEVQKFNAASGGALVMGNGDHIGDYIEQTSWQLLGGIAQRRNAYADKTLTPQELGQILDRMVKIDGRIGPVQVTPTMMKRLGKDVSEASSVVAAQAAEAMIQDYLNTTCSALKTAISTNADMVVDLSGAAGSPVLPSLRGLNKGTRPLGDAFTRLVSWVMDGATYNDFIDEALTNTNRLFQIGNVNVMQDGLGRRFVISDIPALSEEQLQHALGLTSAAAAIQTTPLIMKAQDVLGKENLKAMMQGEYDFTIGLKGYQWKNSNIKSPTDAQLTTGSNWEKCRTSNKDTAGVIVTFGEKAGG from the coding sequence ATGTCTCTTATTATTTTTCAACAGCAAGTTTCTACCGCCGCAACTGAGCTGGTGGATCAGGAAGTGCAAAAGTTTAATGCTGCTTCTGGTGGCGCACTGGTAATGGGTAATGGCGATCACATCGGTGATTATATCGAACAAACCAGTTGGCAGCTTTTGGGTGGTATTGCGCAGCGTCGTAATGCCTATGCTGACAAAACATTAACGCCTCAGGAACTGGGTCAAATTCTTGACCGCATGGTCAAAATTGATGGACGTATCGGGCCAGTTCAAGTTACGCCGACCATGATGAAACGTTTAGGTAAAGATGTGTCGGAGGCATCATCAGTTGTTGCTGCTCAGGCAGCCGAAGCGATGATTCAGGATTATCTGAATACCACATGTAGCGCATTGAAAACAGCCATTTCAACTAACGCAGATATGGTTGTTGACCTTTCTGGCGCTGCCGGTTCTCCTGTATTACCGTCGTTACGTGGCCTGAATAAAGGTACTCGCCCATTGGGTGATGCATTTACCCGGCTGGTGTCATGGGTGATGGATGGTGCGACGTATAACGACTTCATCGATGAAGCATTAACCAATACAAACCGTTTGTTCCAGATTGGTAATGTTAACGTTATGCAGGATGGATTAGGTCGCCGTTTTGTTATCTCTGATATTCCGGCTCTGTCAGAAGAACAGTTGCAGCATGCATTAGGGTTAACTTCTGCGGCGGCTGCAATACAGACCACTCCACTGATTATGAAGGCCCAAGATGTGCTGGGTAAAGAAAACCTGAAAGCCATGATGCAAGGTGAGTACGATTTCACCATCGGTTTAAAAGGTTATCAATGGAAGAACAGTAACATTAAGTCACCAACTGATGCACAGCTAACCACGGGTTCAAACTGGGAAAAATGCCGTACCAGTAATAAAGACACTGCGGGTGTAATCGTGACATTTGGCGAGAAGGCTGGCGGTTAA
- a CDS encoding phage minor head protein, which produces MRTVNDRMLDESIAHSLFVSRYSNGVALRMVNTLNQADAELSASLLASLDVMEPDSFSVRRLDSLLSSVRDINRQIYQRLYGSLTNELSEFIGYDSGFQLSLFDSLLPDLVKERFPLTGITPQQVYASAMARPFQGRLLSEWTDKLEADRMQRITNAVSQGYLQGETTEQIYRRVRGTKARNYQDGVLQTGRANATSVIKTAVNHMAAVARTEFGKANTDVIDCKQWRSTLDNRTTPTCIIRDCLRYTLDNKPIGHKIPYGTGPGRIHYCCRSTETFVVKSWRELGIDVDEMPEGTRASMDGQVPAGTNFRDWLQRQPYKRQVEVLGETRARLMRDGGIHPSEFFTDKGEWLTLEQLRKIDEQAFIDAGL; this is translated from the coding sequence ATGAGAACAGTCAACGACCGGATGCTTGATGAATCCATTGCGCATTCGCTCTTTGTTTCTCGTTATTCAAATGGCGTTGCTCTACGAATGGTTAATACCCTTAATCAGGCTGATGCTGAATTATCTGCAAGCCTGTTGGCATCTCTTGATGTAATGGAGCCGGATAGTTTCTCTGTCCGTCGATTAGATTCGTTATTGAGTAGTGTCAGGGATATTAACAGGCAGATTTATCAAAGGCTGTATGGTTCATTAACCAACGAACTGAGTGAGTTTATTGGTTATGACTCTGGCTTTCAATTAAGTCTGTTTGATTCTCTACTCCCTGATCTCGTAAAAGAACGCTTTCCACTCACAGGGATAACACCTCAACAAGTTTATGCCTCTGCGATGGCCAGACCGTTTCAAGGTCGTTTATTAAGTGAATGGACTGATAAGTTGGAAGCTGACCGTATGCAGCGAATAACCAATGCAGTAAGTCAGGGGTACTTGCAGGGGGAAACGACAGAACAAATATACCGGAGGGTGAGAGGAACAAAAGCGCGGAATTATCAGGATGGTGTTCTGCAAACTGGTAGAGCGAATGCCACGAGTGTAATTAAAACGGCGGTTAATCATATGGCAGCCGTTGCCCGCACTGAGTTCGGGAAAGCGAACACGGATGTTATCGACTGTAAGCAATGGCGCAGTACGCTTGATAATCGCACCACGCCAACCTGTATTATCCGTGATTGCTTACGGTATACGCTGGATAACAAGCCGATCGGACACAAAATCCCTTACGGAACAGGGCCGGGTCGTATTCATTATTGCTGCCGTTCTACAGAGACATTTGTTGTTAAGTCATGGCGAGAACTGGGAATTGATGTTGATGAAATGCCAGAGGGAACACGGGCCAGCATGGACGGACAAGTACCAGCCGGAACGAATTTCCGTGACTGGTTACAGCGACAACCATATAAACGACAGGTTGAGGTACTGGGCGAAACCCGGGCCAGGTTGATGCGTGATGGTGGAATACATCCTTCCGAATTCTTTACGGATAAAGGGGAGTGGCTAACGCTGGAACAGCTACGAAAGATTGACGAACAGGCGTTTATTGACGCCGGACTTTAA